GCTCATCGGGCGAAAGGTTCTCGCGAATATGCCGCTCCTCCTCCACTTTCAGATCGGAAGCGAAGTTTACCAGTTCTTCATAAGTGCTTTCGTGAATCACGGTGCCTGAATTATAGTTTTCAATGATGGATTGCAATCGTTCTACGAACGGCGCTCGCTCTCCGTTCTCGCGCATCATGCGATCCAGTTTCTCGATGAGAAACTCTTTGAGCACAGTGATCTCGATATTCTTATGAGGCTTCGTTTTGAACTCATTCTTGAGCTGCTCAAAATCGAGTTTGCTGAGATCCCAGACCTTGCCCTTCTGCCTGATCTGATACTCCGGCGCCGGTTCTTTAACGAGAATGCCCTCTTCGGTCGTAACGACGCTTTCATCAAGAAGGGCCGATACGCGCTGCACGGCGCTATCGATGTCTTTCGTTTTGATAATAGCTTCGATCATCTCTCGCAGGTACGAGAATAGAGGAACGATGGGGCGCGCTTGCTCTTTCGTTACCTCGGGTCTACAGGCATCGTAAAGAGACGAGATGGCGTTCTCGTAAAGAAAGAATTCCTGCCTCGTAAGATCGTCGGCAAGCAGAGTATCGGAAAACTCTTTGAAAAGCGCCGTTTGCTTTAAGACGCTCTTCTTTGTGGGGATCTGCATCAGGTCGATATCGTGCTTACTCAGAAAGGTCACGCCTTCTTCGATGGCAGCATCAAGCAACTCAAATAGATTGCTCTTAGGCGGAATGACGTCCTCACCCGTCGCTTCAGTCTCTTTTTGCGTTTGCCCTTCACTACCCGTTGCATAATCGCTAAGAGCTTGCTGCATATTCCGAAATACGTTGTAATAGTCGATAACCTCGCCGTTCGTTTTCGAGCGTCCATAGATCAGATGCCCCGTCACTCGATTCGCACGTGCAAGGGTCTGCATGAGCGTATGCCCCTTCATCGGCTTGTCGAGATAGAGCGTCGATACGGAAGGGGCGTCAAAACCGGTCAGCCACATCGCACAGACAAAAACAAGGTTCAGCGGATCATCTTCTTTCTTGAAACGATCCTCTATGGTCTGCCCTTCTTCGTTGGGCGTGTTCAACAGCTTGCGATGTGACTCGATTTCAAGTCCCTTTGCGGCGAATTTCTCTTTTTCGCCGACCTCTTCGCTGAGAACGACGGCCATCTGCGTGTTACGCATAAACTCGAGAGATCGTTTCAGCGCCTGCCGCTCGACCTCAGAGGCCTGCGTCATGGCCTTCTGGATATTGCGCTTCTCAATCTCCCAGTGATGCTTGACCTTTTCATACATGCGCACGGCCGTGTACTTGTCGACTGAGATTACCATCCCCTTGCCGAGATATCCCCTTCTGGGAAAATGATAGGCAATATCCCTTGCAATGGTTTCAAGACGATCGTCACGCCTTATAACTTCCAGTTCTTTTGCGAACTTATTCTCAAGGCGCTCGCGCTGCTCGGTATTAAGCTGCTCGTCTTCGACGATCTCGGCAAAATCCTCGCTGAGATTCGGATTCTCAATCAGGACTTCAGGCACTCTTTTCTCGTAGTAGAGCGGCAGTGTAGCCTCATCTTCGATGGACTGCACATAGCTGTATTCACTTACATAACCGCCAAACCATTCCTGCGTCTTACCCTTTTCGCTGCCCGCAAGCAGAGGCGTGCCCGTGAAGGCAAAGTAATGCGCGCCGGGTAACCCGCGACGCATATTCTCAGCAAGTGAAAGATACTGTGTGCGATGCGCCTCATCGACAATGACGATAATCTCACGACTGGAATCTGTAGAGTCGTGCAGGATCGGGAATTCTTTTCCCCTCGTCGATTGGAACTTTTGAATCAAGGTAAAGATAAATGGCTTGTTCTTCACAAGGTCTTCGCGAAGGGCCATGCTGCTGGTTGGCCGTGCTGCATCGCTTTTTTTTACCGTATCGGTATCGACAAAGTTGCCATAGATCTGCCCGTCCAGATCGGTCCGGTCCGTAATAATCAAGAAAGTGAAGTTGCCGGTGAATTTACGATGGATCTTTCGCGATAAGAAGATCATCGAGTAGCTCTTACCCGATCCCTGCGTATGCCAGAACACGCCCAGCCTTCCCTCGCGCACCTTACGATCAGCAAAAGAGGCCACAGCCTTGTTCACGCCGTGAAACTGATGGTTCTTTGCGATAATCTTCGCTGTATCTTTATGATAGAGGATGAAGTTCTCGATATAGTCGAGAAGCCTCTCTTTGCCGAGAAGGCCGCCGATGACCCGCTCGATGCTCGTTCCCTCACGTTCGATGGCCTTGCGATCGACCTTCTCGGTTTCGTCATCGACGCGCAGCCATGAAAAGAAGAACTTCCAGTCGGCAAAGCTGCTGCCCACCCTCGTCTCAACGGCATTGGAAAGGATACAGAAGGCATTGAAATCAAACAACCGAGGAATGTCGTTACGGCAGTTCGTCAGGTTATCGGTATAGGCGTTTTCGATTTTAACGTTGGAGTTCTTCAGCTCGATATACACAAGCGGAAGGCCGTTGATATACAGAAGCACATCGGGAATACGGGTGTAGCGGTCGCCCTTGATGTTCAACTGGCGAACGGCCAGGAAGTCGTTCTTCTCGCCGTTCTGGAAGTCGATAAGCCGCAGCGTGCCGCTCTCCTTCTTGCCCTTCTCGCCTTCGTATTCGAGAGGGATGCCGTCCCGGATCATCTGATAGATCTCTTTGCTGGCCAGAAGCGGACTCATCGCCCGCCGCGATACAAGCAGCCGCTCTTCGACGGCGCGCTGCCGGTCTTTAGCGGGGATGCCCGGATTCAGCTCGGCCACTTTCTCAAGAAGAAGGCCCTTTAACACGACCTCGCTTCGACTCTGCCGTCCGCTACCGTCGTCGCTGCTCGTATCGCCGTAAGGAACGGCGGCATTGATCACCCGGTAGCCATGATCCTCTTTGAGGATCTGCACCAGTTCCCGCTCCAGGTCTTCCTCTGTGATTACGGCCATTGACGATTCCTGAACAGCGCCATCATATTTCAACAAGATTCCACAGATGCCTGTGGTCAGTTCTGCATGCCCGGTGGAAAGGCAATGTCAAGGTTTTCTACATCAAGCTTGCCGCTCATGAGCCGGGGGAGCAGGGCGTCACGGGTTTGTTTGAGGAGGGTATTCTGCTGAAGGAGGTTCTCTTTGACCTTCAGCAACTCGCCGATTTCGAGGTCGAATCTCTTTAAAAGGTTTGCGTCTGGTAAAAGCATAAAGTTTGAATAGGCCTGCGACCGATTTAATCCCGGCACGGCCGAATCATTGTTAACAAAATTCAACGAATGAAGAGCAAAAAATAAGTACCTGAAACTGATTTCCGCACGAACAAAGTATGCTGTATCAATGACGTAGTAGTCAGTAGCCGACCAGAATATACTACCAACATTACCCTTTCTACCAACGATGATGCCTGGACCTTCAGCGAGTTTGATCTTGTGATAGCCTACTATTCCACTCGAGCCGTATACGGGAAAACCACTACCCGATCGTTCCTCTTCTTTCAATGCCTTACCATAGCACAATTCCACCACCTCCGCCAGCTTCTTCACCTCCCATCCTTCGGGGATGCCTTTGTGGAACTTCGTCTTCTCGTGGCCCGGAAAGCGCATGCGCACAAACCATTCGCGGTAGATCTCTTCGGCCATCTTTTCGAGCAGGGCGATGCGGCGGTTGTTGTTCTCGATCAGCTCGTCGTAGGCGCTGAGGATGGCGGCGATCCTTTTCTGGATGGGAAGGGGTGGGAGGGGGAGCCAGATCTTTTCAATATCCTTCGGGCTAACATTAGCTTGATTTGCAGCACCATGGGCAAGCATGGCAATTTCCGTCATTACAGCTTTTGTCGATAGGAGATAAAACCAGAAACCAAGGTGGCTCTTTTCTTCATCTTTGACTATAATTTTCCCGGCTCTTTGATTGAGTACGCTAATGGAATCGTAATAATATCGCCCCACTCGCCCTACAACTGACCCGGGTTGAGTCAAATGTGATCCAGTAAGAGAAATAAGGACGTCACCTTTTCTTACAATAAACTTCCGACCAAGCTTATCTGCAATCGCACGCGGAATACACTCGGTATTCCCGTCATCAAGAGATACATGGCCCAACTTAATGTTACCGATTTTTATAACCGGTACGCCCACGGCCTGGAAATCTTCGCTCTTGAATGCGTAGCCAGACAAGACAGTAACATACTCCCCAATTTTGCAAAAGCCATACTTCATTTCACGCCCCACCCATATCCGGTTATGCTAAGATCACGTTCTTTGCTCCACGCGACCCTTATGCTATACGGCCACTTGCCGCCTCTGTGGTTTACCCTCTCTGACGGAAACCATTCAAAAGCTCCAGCCCTGTTCCAGCATAAATGTCTCCAGGTTCACCGAACGAATTTTGTAATGATCGCATACGTTAGGAATCTTAGCTGCCCCTTTCTTGAATCTCTCTTCTGTGACGACCGCAGCTTCTCGGACTTTGGCTAACGCGATAACGAAGGGGTCAGCTACCGGATCGCCGCGCAGCCTCTGTTTTTCGCCGATCAACCCCTGAAACAGACTGTTTGAAAGGATGTCTCTGACCATCTGAAGCTCTTCAATTGAGGGTGTTAGAAAGATGCGCTTATTCTTTTTCACCCAGGCCTTCAGATCATCGCTGATATTCTGCCTTTCCAGTTCGTTCCATGACTCTCGTACCGAGATGATCTGGCCCTCTTTCACAAGTTCATCCATCCCTTTCCACACCGAGCGAAAGATGCCGGGGTAGAAATGCTGCAACGAACGGATGGAACTCGTATCAAAGACGTAGATCAACGCGAAGCTCCGGATAGGATTTTCGCCTCCAGGCCATCAAGGTTTTTCGGATGGATCCCCAGAAGCTCGGCAGCCTTCGTATCGTTATAGATATGCCGGTCGTATTTGCGCAGCACCTCTCTTGTAAACGTTGAGCTGAGATACGATGCATGCGTCGAGAACCAGTTTCCTCCGCTGCCTTTCTTCATCTGTGCGGACCACTCCTCTGCCTTCTGCTTATAAAAGCGTAGCGAGACCTTGCTCTGGTTTAGAAGGCGCCTCAGAATGGCCTCTCGGCTAACGGAATAAACGCCGGCCAGCTGTGAAAAAAAGGAATCGGGGAACGATTCAAACGATCCCTTTTGAGATGAGATTCGCGCCTGAAAATCAGCTTCAGGAATTAATACTTCAGCCGCTATGGCATTACAGAACTGCTCCAGCTTTTTCTCTCTGGCTGGCAAGCGCTGAATATAGCTCTCGTCCTCTTTCGATATACCGTTCACATGACAGAGAAGATGCGCAAGCTCATGCAACAGACTGAATATCTGCCTTGAAAACGTGGTGCTGTTGTTCAGGTAAATAACAGGGAATTCATCATGAAAAAGGCAGAAACCCGAGATTTCTTTCTGCTTGAAGCTTTCTTTGAAAACGAAAACGCCTCTGGCCTCGATTCGCTCTCGCCATCCTTTCATGGCCTGATCGGTGGTCCGCCAGTCGGCCTGCTCTTGCAGGGTAACGCCAAGGAACTCGCGAATCGCTCGCGCCTGTGCAGGCACAGGCTTTGTAGGCGAAAGGGCTATTTGCTTCCAGATTTTTTCGTCTGATGGGTTTCTTTCGTCAAAGGTCTCGATGAGGGAGAGTTGATATGCATGAGCCTTACGGATATGCAGATGCGTGTCGGCTGACAGCTTCTTTAGATCTTCATCGGGCAGGGTGCGAAATTCCTTCCTGTGGATTTTTTCTGCAGGGGGTTCGGGAAAAAAGAATACGGCAATAGGTCTTTTGTAAATGTCGTAGGCCAGTTTTTCAAGCTGCGAATACGTCGGGAAGGATTCGCCTGCCTCCCAGGCTGTGATGAGGTCGGGCTGCTTCTTCAACCTCTTTGCTACGTCATGAACAGTGAGGCCAAGAGATTCCCTTGCCCATTTGAGAACGGCGGGTTGAACCACTGTAACCTGATCTTTCTTAGACACAGAAATCTTCTCTCTTTGTTGCATCTCTGGAAAAGTGCCTTTTCGAATGACGCCCAGCCTGAGTTTATCCCGACTCTGCCCTATCTGACCGCAAAGTCCAGGGATTTTTACGCTTCACCCAGGATTGCCGCCATATTTTTACCGATCACCTTTTCCAGTCTGGCCGCCTCTTTGCTTAAAGCCGAAAACTCATCGTGCATGGAGGACAGGTCTGACAGGAACTCTTCTTCGGTCTTGCCGTCTTCCTCGATGACGACGCCTACGTATCGCCCCGGATTAAGAGAGTAATCCTGCTCGGCAATCTCGGCCTGTGTTGCTGCCTTACAGAGCCCGGTCACGTCGGTGTAGGCGGCGTCCGGAAAGCGTTCCTGAAGCCACGCAATATGGGTAAAGAAATACTCAGTAGAACGAATCTCGCTATGAAGGAGTTCCAAGCTTGATTTCAGGGTCTTATGCGATTTAGCATCCTTGCCCTTCTTCTCAATACGTCGAACCCTTCCGTCAACATCTTTCAACAGAACATGCAAACTCTCAAAGAAGGGACGGTAACCACCTGCCAGCTTCCTCTGAGCATCGTTCGTCTTTTCAACGTCTTTCAGTTTTACGATTTTTTCGTAGTCGGAGTATTTCTTTAGAAGAGACTTTACTTCTTTGACAATGCCCGAAAAATCCGGTACATCCTTCTCTCCTTCAGCCTTTAAGAATTCTTGAACCCTTCTGGCGACTTCCTGAATGCCGGACTCATGCTGCAATAGCCCCGCATTCCCATCAGCGAAATACGCATGAATCAATTGAACGAACGACTCCCTGTTCCCGCGATAGAGTCGGCTAATGCAGGCAAGGTTCTGGATCTGCTCTTTGCTGAATTCGCGATGGGCACGGTCGATCTGCGTGAAGACATTCCGTGCATCGACGAAGAGGATGCGCTCGTCTTTCTTGGCTTTATCGAAAAACCAGAGCGTGGCCGGCAACGTTACCGTATAAAACATATTCGACGGTAGAGTGACCATTGCGTAGATCAGGTTCTTCTCAATCAGTGTTTTACGAATATCGGCTTCGCTATGCCGTGCATCCGAAGCGGAGTTAGCCATAACAAGCCCCGCTCTGCCTTTCGGGCTTTTCCCTTTTACGAGTGAAGTGGCAAACAGGTTAATCCACAGGTAGTTCGCATTGGGAACCGTTTTGTTCTCTTTTGATTTCGTCTTATTCTGTGGAACGCCGTATGTGTTGAAGCGCCTGTCGGCCTTGACGCGAGCCAGAGCGACATCGTCGACATTAAACGGCGGATTTGCCAGTACATAGTCAAACTTTTCAAAGCTTTGAAAGGGATCTTCGTAGTAGGAGTTCGCCTGTCGCACATCTCCGCGGATGCCGTTCACGGCAAGGTTCATTCGTGCAAGTTTAACCGTTTCAAGGGTCTTTTCCATTCCCGACACGAAAAGGTCGTCCTTGTTACCGGCGTGCCTTTCTATATAGCGACCTGACTGAACGAACATACCGCCGGACCCACAGGCCGGATCAAACACAGTACCGCCTACGGGCTCAAGGATCTCCACCATCAACTGAACAACGGAACGCGGAGTAAAGAACTCCCCGCCGCTCTGTCCTTCGGCAAGGGCAAACTTGCCCAGAAAGTATTCGTAGATCTGACCAAAGAGATCAGCGTCTGTATCGCGCGGAATATCGGCAAAGGTTTGTAATAGGCGTTTCGGAATCTCACGTTGTTCCGGGCGTCGAACAAGTCTAAAGTACTCCTCCTGGGGCAAAACACCTTCAAGCTCGGGCTTGAATTCCTCGATCGACTTCATAGCCTCTTTCAAAGCAGCGGCGATGTCTTCTTCATCGGGCAGATTTAAGAGGTAATCATATCGAGCGTTGTCGGGCAGATAAAAGCCACACTTGGCTATTGCAATTTCGTCAATCGGTTTCGACGCTCTTCGGCCAGATCCCTTCTCAAATTCAGATAGGATTGCCTTTTCATGACGTGTGTAGATATTATCAGCAAAACGTAAAAAAATAATTCCCAGAACCGGCGTGACGTACTCCGAAGACTTCAGGTCCGAATTCGCTCGCAAATCATCGGCGGCTTTCCAGAGGTCATCTTCCAGCTTTTTCAACTCAGCGGCGTTCATATCGTCTCAACTACCCTTACCGGACTGCTTCCAGTGCATTGGCCGCCCTGTCAGGGCAGCCTCTATCGAACGCAGGATTCTGAATCCCGCCTGTCCGTCAAGATAACACAGGGGTGGGACGACCGCGCAGGCAGCCGACTTTTCAAATCAAAGATGAGGGTGAAGAATTCGCCTATCGCGCCACTTCATTTATCAGCTTGCCGAGCAGCGCATCATGCGTCGTCACCGACTTCTGATTCGCCTCGTATTCACGCTGCACCTCGATCATCTTCGTCATCTCGCGCACGATATTGACGTTCGAGGCTTCGAGGAATCCCTGTAAAACAAGGGGCTCCTGATCGGGCTTGAATTCAAGCATCGGTCCCGATTCGGGCGTTACGGTAAAGAAGCTGTTGCCTTCTTTCTTGATCTCACGGGGAAACTCCACCGTGCGGATCTTGATCTTATCGAGCAAAACGGGATCTTCCCAGCGGTTCTGCGTTTCGTTTGTGCCGGCCTCGGCCTCGTTGCCGATGCGGCGGTTAATCCAGACCTCGCCGTTATCCTTCACGGTCCAGTTCCAGCGGGCGACCTGTATAGGTCCTTTTTCTCCCATCAGAGGGAATCCTTCCGGAGTGACAAGATAGCCTTCTTTATTCAAAACAAACGAGCCGTTGCGGCTGAGGCGTTCGCCGCGATCCGTTTGAACTACAAAGAAGGCGGGGCTTTCTTTGCCGCGGTCATCGAGCATCAGGTCAAAGGGATTGCCTGTCGTCTTCACCGCTCCCTGTTCGAAGCGCGTATAGCTTTCGTTGAACTCCACACCCGTTCCCAGCTTACCGACCATCGGAGCGAGATCAAAGCTGCCCATCGGCGTCCATCCCAGCCCGTCTTCGCGGGTGCGCTGAAGCAGCAGCTCGGGAAAGGACTTAAAGATGGCGTCGTCGGCCTTGAAGCCGGTGCGATCGACGTTGGCCAGGTTATTCGAGATCACGTCCATCTTATACTGGTTCATGATCATGCCGGTGGAGGATGTGTAGATGCCCCTTAACATAAGTACAGTATCGGACGATTTCACTTGAAGCGAGAAAAAATATGCCGATGATGGATGCAGGTTTCTCAGAGTGATGACGCAGTATTTCTTTTCCTGTGGAGCGGGCTCGCATCAGCTGCCGCTTCTTCTGGCCGCCCGCAGCCTGGGCCTCGGTGTGGCCGCCGCCGATCTGAACGAGGCGGCTCCGGGCTTTGAGCTAACCGACCGCTCTTTTGTCAGTTCGATTCTCGACCGTACCGCTCTCATCGATGCCATCGAAGGCGACGACGACCTTCGCCGCCATCTTGCCGGGGTCGGATGCCGTTCGTATGGCAAGGCCGTTGAGATCGCCGCATCGCTGGCGCGACATTTCTCGTTGCCGGCAAATCCGCATCGGTCGCTTCGCTTCTTTCGTAACAAAGCCCTATACAAAAAGACGATGCAGGACTGGCAGATCCCTGTGCCTGCCGACGTAAAGCATCCGGCAAAGTATATCGTGCGTCCGGCCGACGGACATGCGAAAGAAGGCCTGCAGATCGTCGAGCTGCCCGAGTCTCTTCTGGCCGAGACGTCTCCTGCGAAATCAATTACGAAGCCCTCAGCAAGGCCGTTCATCGAGCCGTTTATCGAAGGCAGCGAGTGTATTCTGCTTGGATTGATCGTGCAGGGAACGTTTTATCCGGTGCTTTTAAGCGATCGGTTCCGCAACGCCGACTTCTCGGATCGCATGCACGTCTTTCCGTCATCGCTTCCGGGCGGCGTGCGCTATGAGATGGTCGAACACTGTCGCCGCATCGTGCGTCGCAGTGGCCTTGAAAACGGCCCCTTTCTCGCCGAGTTCATCGTCGCCGGCAACACGCCCTACCTTGTCGAATGCGCCCCAGAAGTCGGAGGCGAGTTTCTTGCCGACGATATGATTCCTGCCGTTACAGGCCTGCCCTATTTCGAGATGCTGGTGCATATCTACTGCGGCACCGACAGCGAGCGCATGCGGCGTCTCTTAATCGAGCATCTGGAGCGAGAACGCTCGCAGGCGATGGTCATCGGCTTTCTACCGCCGACCTCTGCCGATGCAGGTCCGCTGCTCTTCTCGCCCTCGCTCTACCGACATCCGGGCTTTTACTCCGCACGCCCCCTGCCTGTTCTACCGGGTCAGAGGCCTAACGCAAGGCGCCCCGGCGTGATCGCCCTCACGGGTCATGTCTCGGAGCGCGACAGACTGATGCAAGACATGGAAGGCTTTTTGTGAATCTACGAACCCCCTGGAATCGACACTATCAGACCGAGAAATCGCGCCAGCTGTATCCCGATGAGAATCTCGTACGCCTGCTTGCAGCAGCTCGAAGCGAACTCAATCCAGAGAACGCATCGGCCCTGGACTACGGCTTCGGCTCGGGTCGTCATTTGTATCTTTTACAGGAGATGAGATTCGGCCGCATCGCCGGCTGCGAGATCAGCGAAGTCGCCTGTGAACAGGGCCGCCAGTCGTTTCCTGAAATGGATCTGCGGCTTGTAACCGAGGCCGAGATTACCGGGGCTGTCATTACCGAGGCCGAGAGCAAACTGCCCTTCGACGATGCAAGCTTTGATGTCATCGTCTGCTGGGGCGTGCTTCATTATCTCTCAGACTCCGGACGCATGCGTCTGCTTGAAGAGTTCTCGCGATTGTTAACGCCCCGCGGCCTTTTTGTCGGGACGCTTCGCTCAAATCGAGATACGCACTTCGCGCATTCCGACGTTTCCGATGCAAGTATGACGCTTTTCTCAGAAGAGGATGCGCGGACGCTGCTCGACCGCTTCTTTAAAGACGTGGAGCTCGGCCACATGGAACGAACTCCGATTGGAAAGCTTGACCAGCGCATCGCTCACTGGTTCTTTCGCGCACGGCGGAGTTGAGAATATTTCTCAGTTCGCCCATAGCACAGCTAACCCTATCTGAGATTCGATTTCAGAACATATCTCAAATCGATATGAGCTATGACTGTGCCTGATTTAGAGCCTTTCTAAGCGCGAGTCAGAAATCTATGATTGATTGATGAGGCAAACTATTCTGCTAACATAGAATTGTAAGCGATTTTTAATAGGCTTGAAAGCCTGCCCTTTGCGCCGAAAATGACTGTATGAGCCCGACTGACCTTGAAGCTTTTCGAAACGAGCGGGGGTCCATCGACTTCAGCCGTCCGGTTGAAATCGCTCCTGATATCTTCTGGGTGGGTAACGTTCTTGAAAACGACCCCTTTCAATGCCATCCCTACTTCATTCGCAACGGAAAGAACTCCGTGCTTATCGACCCGGGCTCGATGCTACAGCTCGAAAAGATCATCGAGAAGATCACGATGGCCTGTGATCTTTCTGACGTTCGCTACATTATTCTGCATCACCAGGACCCCGATCTCTGCGCCGCCGTGCCGCATCTCGAAAAGCTGATCAAGCGGCCCGATCTCGAGATCATCACACACAGCCGCATGTCGGTTCTGATCAAGCATTACGGCATCGACGCTCCTTATTATAATATCGATCAGCATAACTTCGTCATCGACGCCGGCGGGCGCACGCTTCGTTTTTATACGACGCCTTACTGTCATTCGCCCGGCGCCTTTGTCACCTATGATGAAACGTCGAAGGTGCTTTTTTCGTCTGACATTTTCGGCGGTCTTGAGGATTCCTGGCATTTCTATGCCGACGAGAACTATTTCAAGAGCATAGAAGGCTTTCACATGGCCTACATGCCCAGCCGCGATATTCTGAACTATGCTCTTCGCAAGATCGAGGCCCTTGATCTTGAGCTCATCGCTCCGCAGCATGGCTCGGTCATCCGCAAGCCCTATATCGCACCGCTCATCGAGCAGATGAAGCAGATGGAATGCGGCCTCTATATCGATCGCAAATACGGCAAGGATCTTCTTCGCACCATCGAAAAGCTGAACAATCTGCAGACGGAGTTCGAGGTTTCGCTCGACGAGATCAAGAATCTCAAA
This region of Leptonema illini DSM 21528 genomic DNA includes:
- a CDS encoding type I restriction endonuclease subunit R produces the protein MAVITEEDLERELVQILKEDHGYRVINAAVPYGDTSSDDGSGRQSRSEVVLKGLLLEKVAELNPGIPAKDRQRAVEERLLVSRRAMSPLLASKEIYQMIRDGIPLEYEGEKGKKESGTLRLIDFQNGEKNDFLAVRQLNIKGDRYTRIPDVLLYINGLPLVYIELKNSNVKIENAYTDNLTNCRNDIPRLFDFNAFCILSNAVETRVGSSFADWKFFFSWLRVDDETEKVDRKAIEREGTSIERVIGGLLGKERLLDYIENFILYHKDTAKIIAKNHQFHGVNKAVASFADRKVREGRLGVFWHTQGSGKSYSMIFLSRKIHRKFTGNFTFLIITDRTDLDGQIYGNFVDTDTVKKSDAARPTSSMALREDLVKNKPFIFTLIQKFQSTRGKEFPILHDSTDSSREIIVIVDEAHRTQYLSLAENMRRGLPGAHYFAFTGTPLLAGSEKGKTQEWFGGYVSEYSYVQSIEDEATLPLYYEKRVPEVLIENPNLSEDFAEIVEDEQLNTEQRERLENKFAKELEVIRRDDRLETIARDIAYHFPRRGYLGKGMVISVDKYTAVRMYEKVKHHWEIEKRNIQKAMTQASEVERQALKRSLEFMRNTQMAVVLSEEVGEKEKFAAKGLEIESHRKLLNTPNEEGQTIEDRFKKEDDPLNLVFVCAMWLTGFDAPSVSTLYLDKPMKGHTLMQTLARANRVTGHLIYGRSKTNGEVIDYYNVFRNMQQALSDYATGSEGQTQKETEATGEDVIPPKSNLFELLDAAIEEGVTFLSKHDIDLMQIPTKKSVLKQTALFKEFSDTLLADDLTRQEFFLYENAISSLYDACRPEVTKEQARPIVPLFSYLREMIEAIIKTKDIDSAVQRVSALLDESVVTTEEGILVKEPAPEYQIRQKGKVWDLSKLDFEQLKNEFKTKPHKNIEITVLKEFLIEKLDRMMRENGERAPFVERLQSIIENYNSGTVIHESTYEELVNFASDLKVEEERHIRENLSPDELELFDLLKKEKMTKDEEISVKKAAKALLHRLKEESPKVLVQDWFRDSTSLIRVKEAVTDILEETLPDSYDRVLFSKKCERTFEVIRTYAEKGEKWVA
- a CDS encoding restriction endonuclease subunit S; translated protein: MKYGFCKIGEYVTVLSGYAFKSEDFQAVGVPVIKIGNIKLGHVSLDDGNTECIPRAIADKLGRKFIVRKGDVLISLTGSHLTQPGSVVGRVGRYYYDSISVLNQRAGKIIVKDEEKSHLGFWFYLLSTKAVMTEIAMLAHGAANQANVSPKDIEKIWLPLPPLPIQKRIAAILSAYDELIENNNRRIALLEKMAEEIYREWFVRMRFPGHEKTKFHKGIPEGWEVKKLAEVVELCYGKALKEEERSGSGFPVYGSSGIVGYHKIKLAEGPGIIVGRKGNVGSIFWSATDYYVIDTAYFVRAEISFRYLFFALHSLNFVNNDSAVPGLNRSQAYSNFMLLPDANLLKRFDLEIGELLKVKENLLQQNTLLKQTRDALLPRLMSGKLDVENLDIAFPPGMQN
- a CDS encoding PIN domain-containing protein, which produces MIYVFDTSSIRSLQHFYPGIFRSVWKGMDELVKEGQIISVRESWNELERQNISDDLKAWVKKNKRIFLTPSIEELQMVRDILSNSLFQGLIGEKQRLRGDPVADPFVIALAKVREAAVVTEERFKKGAAKIPNVCDHYKIRSVNLETFMLEQGWSF
- a CDS encoding ImmA/IrrE family metallo-endopeptidase yields the protein MSKKDQVTVVQPAVLKWARESLGLTVHDVAKRLKKQPDLITAWEAGESFPTYSQLEKLAYDIYKRPIAVFFFPEPPAEKIHRKEFRTLPDEDLKKLSADTHLHIRKAHAYQLSLIETFDERNPSDEKIWKQIALSPTKPVPAQARAIREFLGVTLQEQADWRTTDQAMKGWRERIEARGVFVFKESFKQKEISGFCLFHDEFPVIYLNNSTTFSRQIFSLLHELAHLLCHVNGISKEDESYIQRLPAREKKLEQFCNAIAAEVLIPEADFQARISSQKGSFESFPDSFFSQLAGVYSVSREAILRRLLNQSKVSLRFYKQKAEEWSAQMKKGSGGNWFSTHASYLSSTFTREVLRKYDRHIYNDTKAAELLGIHPKNLDGLEAKILSGASR
- a CDS encoding type I restriction-modification system subunit M, encoding MNAAELKKLEDDLWKAADDLRANSDLKSSEYVTPVLGIIFLRFADNIYTRHEKAILSEFEKGSGRRASKPIDEIAIAKCGFYLPDNARYDYLLNLPDEEDIAAALKEAMKSIEEFKPELEGVLPQEEYFRLVRRPEQREIPKRLLQTFADIPRDTDADLFGQIYEYFLGKFALAEGQSGGEFFTPRSVVQLMVEILEPVGGTVFDPACGSGGMFVQSGRYIERHAGNKDDLFVSGMEKTLETVKLARMNLAVNGIRGDVRQANSYYEDPFQSFEKFDYVLANPPFNVDDVALARVKADRRFNTYGVPQNKTKSKENKTVPNANYLWINLFATSLVKGKSPKGRAGLVMANSASDARHSEADIRKTLIEKNLIYAMVTLPSNMFYTVTLPATLWFFDKAKKDERILFVDARNVFTQIDRAHREFSKEQIQNLACISRLYRGNRESFVQLIHAYFADGNAGLLQHESGIQEVARRVQEFLKAEGEKDVPDFSGIVKEVKSLLKKYSDYEKIVKLKDVEKTNDAQRKLAGGYRPFFESLHVLLKDVDGRVRRIEKKGKDAKSHKTLKSSLELLHSEIRSTEYFFTHIAWLQERFPDAAYTDVTGLCKAATQAEIAEQDYSLNPGRYVGVVIEEDGKTEEEFLSDLSSMHDEFSALSKEAARLEKVIGKNMAAILGEA
- a CDS encoding flagellar hook-basal body protein, encoding MLRGIYTSSTGMIMNQYKMDVISNNLANVDRTGFKADDAIFKSFPELLLQRTREDGLGWTPMGSFDLAPMVGKLGTGVEFNESYTRFEQGAVKTTGNPFDLMLDDRGKESPAFFVVQTDRGERLSRNGSFVLNKEGYLVTPEGFPLMGEKGPIQVARWNWTVKDNGEVWINRRIGNEAEAGTNETQNRWEDPVLLDKIKIRTVEFPREIKKEGNSFFTVTPESGPMLEFKPDQEPLVLQGFLEASNVNIVREMTKMIEVQREYEANQKSVTTHDALLGKLINEVAR
- a CDS encoding ATP-grasp domain-containing protein, with the translated sequence MTQYFFSCGAGSHQLPLLLAARSLGLGVAAADLNEAAPGFELTDRSFVSSILDRTALIDAIEGDDDLRRHLAGVGCRSYGKAVEIAASLARHFSLPANPHRSLRFFRNKALYKKTMQDWQIPVPADVKHPAKYIVRPADGHAKEGLQIVELPESLLAETSPAKSITKPSARPFIEPFIEGSECILLGLIVQGTFYPVLLSDRFRNADFSDRMHVFPSSLPGGVRYEMVEHCRRIVRRSGLENGPFLAEFIVAGNTPYLVECAPEVGGEFLADDMIPAVTGLPYFEMLVHIYCGTDSERMRRLLIEHLERERSQAMVIGFLPPTSADAGPLLFSPSLYRHPGFYSARPLPVLPGQRPNARRPGVIALTGHVSERDRLMQDMEGFL